A region of Candidatus Defluviilinea gracilis DNA encodes the following proteins:
- a CDS encoding pyruvate, phosphate dikinase, with translation MTTWVYLFDEVAKAEKYAGSWEDVRALLGGKGAGLFDMTRAGVPVPPGFTVTTEACNWFRQRGAFPPGMWKQALDAMKVTEKRAGKKFGDPKNPLLVSCRSGAKFSMPGMMNTILNIGLNDEVVEGLATLTNNPRFAWDSYRRLIEMFGATVFNLDDEHFEHPMAEHKAKKGYKSDTEMTAEDWKELVAVFKGVFKQQVGFDFPQDVYKQMEFAIKAVFESWMGKRAIDYRRATNIPDDLGTAVNIVTMVFGNMGDDSATGVAFTRNPSTGDKKMMGEYLINAQGEDVVAGIRNADPIEHLKDQMPKAYKEFMGITARLEKHYKDMQDVEFTIERGKLWMLQTRNGKRTAKSAVKVAVDMAKEGLITKEQAVQRVTPENVDSLLHPQFDHDAMENAEKSGKFFAKGVNASPGAAVGQIYFDADTAERMAKDEKQDTIMVRPFTKPDDVHGMIASKGVLTSEGGATSHAAVVARQFGIPCVVGASAIKINLEKRQMTVGDVTVKEGDWVSVDGTTGKVFIGKIPTTSPSLEEQTELLTLLKWADEISATKGVREAKAPGYPTRGLQVWANADYPKDAQRARSYGAVGIGLCRTEHMFFEPERLPIVQDMILSGTSEGRTAALNKLLPHQRKDFDGLFEAMDGYPVIIRLIDPPLHEFMPDEEKLLEEVVTMRVKNETAGLKEKEDLLAAIKGLHESNPMMGLRGVRLSISMPEIVEMQVRAIFEASADCTKRGIKVKPEVMIPLTGTVKELEWIQPRLERIAKAVMDEKKVKFDYKFGTMIEIPRAAVTAAEVATHAEFFSFGTNDLTQMTYGYSRDDAERNFLITYQEQGILEVNPFQSLDRGGVGKLMDWAIAEGRTTRPNLEVGICGEHGGDPSSIEWCHIIGNNYVSCSPFRVPIARLAAAHAALKYRPQKKVATVKKTAKKKSTAKKARRK, from the coding sequence ATGACAACCTGGGTATATCTATTCGATGAAGTGGCGAAAGCCGAAAAATACGCGGGCTCGTGGGAGGATGTGCGCGCCCTGCTTGGCGGAAAAGGCGCTGGATTATTCGACATGACTCGCGCCGGGGTGCCGGTGCCGCCGGGATTCACGGTCACAACCGAAGCCTGTAACTGGTTTCGCCAGCGTGGGGCGTTTCCGCCGGGGATGTGGAAGCAAGCGCTCGATGCAATGAAAGTGACCGAGAAACGCGCGGGCAAGAAATTCGGCGACCCGAAAAATCCGCTGTTGGTTTCGTGCCGCTCGGGAGCGAAGTTCTCGATGCCGGGCATGATGAACACCATCCTCAACATTGGCTTGAACGATGAGGTGGTGGAAGGCTTGGCAACGCTGACGAACAATCCGCGCTTTGCGTGGGACTCGTACCGCCGCCTGATCGAGATGTTCGGCGCGACCGTGTTTAACCTCGACGACGAACATTTCGAACATCCGATGGCGGAGCATAAAGCCAAAAAAGGATACAAGTCTGACACTGAAATGACCGCCGAAGATTGGAAGGAATTGGTCGCGGTGTTCAAAGGGGTGTTCAAACAACAAGTCGGTTTCGATTTTCCGCAAGATGTGTACAAGCAAATGGAGTTCGCCATCAAAGCCGTGTTCGAATCGTGGATGGGCAAACGCGCCATTGACTATCGCCGCGCGACGAACATCCCCGACGATCTCGGCACGGCGGTCAACATCGTGACGATGGTCTTCGGCAACATGGGCGACGACTCAGCCACGGGCGTGGCGTTCACGCGCAACCCGTCCACCGGCGACAAGAAGATGATGGGCGAATATCTCATCAACGCGCAAGGTGAGGACGTGGTGGCGGGCATCCGTAACGCGGACCCGATCGAACACTTGAAAGACCAGATGCCGAAAGCCTACAAAGAATTCATGGGCATCACCGCGCGGCTTGAAAAGCACTACAAAGACATGCAGGATGTCGAATTCACCATCGAGCGCGGAAAGTTGTGGATGCTTCAAACGCGCAACGGAAAACGCACGGCGAAATCGGCGGTCAAGGTCGCGGTGGATATGGCGAAGGAAGGCTTGATCACCAAAGAGCAGGCTGTCCAGCGCGTCACACCGGAGAATGTGGATTCACTCCTCCACCCGCAGTTTGATCACGATGCGATGGAGAATGCCGAGAAGTCCGGTAAGTTCTTTGCGAAGGGCGTAAACGCCTCCCCCGGCGCGGCAGTCGGACAAATCTATTTTGACGCGGACACCGCCGAACGAATGGCGAAGGACGAGAAGCAGGATACGATCATGGTGCGTCCGTTCACCAAGCCGGACGATGTGCATGGCATGATCGCGTCGAAGGGCGTGCTGACCAGCGAGGGCGGAGCCACTTCACACGCGGCGGTCGTGGCACGTCAGTTCGGAATCCCGTGCGTGGTGGGCGCGTCGGCGATCAAGATCAATCTTGAAAAACGACAGATGACCGTCGGCGATGTGACCGTCAAAGAAGGCGATTGGGTTTCGGTGGACGGCACGACCGGTAAAGTGTTCATCGGAAAAATCCCGACCACGTCGCCGTCACTTGAAGAGCAAACTGAATTGCTCACCCTCCTGAAGTGGGCGGATGAAATTTCCGCCACGAAAGGTGTGCGCGAAGCGAAAGCCCCCGGCTACCCCACGCGCGGATTACAAGTGTGGGCGAACGCCGATTATCCGAAAGACGCGCAGCGCGCCCGCTCGTATGGCGCGGTGGGGATTGGTCTCTGCCGCACGGAGCATATGTTCTTCGAGCCGGAGCGTTTACCCATCGTGCAGGATATGATCCTCTCCGGCACGAGCGAGGGACGCACAGCCGCGCTCAACAAACTCCTCCCCCACCAGCGCAAAGACTTCGACGGTCTGTTTGAAGCAATGGACGGTTACCCGGTCATCATCCGTTTAATTGATCCGCCGCTTCACGAGTTCATGCCCGACGAGGAAAAACTCCTCGAAGAAGTCGTCACGATGCGCGTGAAAAATGAAACCGCTGGGTTGAAAGAAAAAGAAGACTTGCTCGCCGCCATCAAGGGACTGCACGAATCGAACCCGATGATGGGCTTGCGCGGCGTGCGCCTCAGCATTTCGATGCCTGAGATCGTAGAGATGCAAGTCCGCGCCATCTTCGAAGCCTCGGCGGATTGCACAAAGCGCGGCATCAAGGTGAAGCCTGAGGTGATGATTCCGCTCACGGGAACGGTGAAAGAACTCGAATGGATCCAACCGCGGCTCGAGCGCATCGCCAAAGCCGTGATGGATGAAAAGAAAGTGAAGTTCGATTACAAGTTCGGGACGATGATCGAGATCCCCCGCGCGGCAGTGACGGCGGCAGAAGTTGCCACACACGCCGAGTTCTTCTCGTTCGGCACGAACGACCTCACGCAAATGACGTACGGTTATTCGCGCGACGACGCCGAGCGCAACTTCCTCATCACGTATCAGGAACAGGGCATCCTCGAAGTCAATCCGTTCCAGTCGCTGGATCGCGGCGGCGTGGGCAAACTCATGGATTGGGCAATCGCCGAAGGGCGGACAACGCGCCCGAATCTCGAAGTGGGTATCTGCGGCGAACATGGCGGCGACCCAAGTTCCATCGAGTGGTGTCACATCATCGGCAACAATTATGTTTCGTGTTCGCCGTTCCGCGTGCCGATCGCTCGTCTCGCGGCGGCACACGCGGCGCTGAAGTATCGTCCGCAGAAGAAAGTTGCCACCGTGAAGAAGACGGCGAAGAAGAAATCCACAGCCAAAAAGGCTCGAAGAAAATAA
- a CDS encoding alpha/beta hydrolase, with protein sequence MQKINVNGIELAYERRGKGTPLVLLHGFPLDHHTWDFVAPMLEGTFDLILPDLRGFGESSTVDSQYTLDDFASDIAGLLDHLGIQKAAIAGHSMGGYIALAFTKLYPERVSRLGLVSTQTLADPPDRKEGRYKSAAEVAEKGIGGVVEAMKPKFSPSEEHQNAVTAIMQRQQPSAFIGALRAMAERMDTSSMLADLNIPVVVIHGDADSLVAVDRAREMKSAVPSAHFVELKGVGHLPMMEAVKETAEALKRLA encoded by the coding sequence ATGCAAAAAATAAACGTCAACGGAATTGAACTTGCGTACGAACGCCGCGGCAAAGGGACTCCGCTTGTGCTGTTGCATGGATTCCCACTCGACCATCACACGTGGGATTTTGTCGCGCCGATGCTCGAAGGGACGTTCGATCTCATCCTGCCCGACCTGCGCGGATTTGGAGAATCATCCACGGTGGATTCGCAATACACGCTGGACGACTTCGCGTCGGACATTGCTGGTTTGCTCGATCATCTTGGGATACAGAAAGCCGCGATCGCGGGACATTCAATGGGAGGGTACATCGCGCTGGCATTCACAAAACTGTACCCCGAACGAGTCAGCAGGCTGGGACTTGTCTCGACGCAGACGCTTGCCGATCCGCCCGACCGCAAAGAGGGACGGTACAAGTCCGCGGCGGAGGTGGCAGAGAAAGGCATCGGCGGCGTGGTGGAAGCGATGAAGCCTAAATTTTCGCCGAGCGAGGAACACCAAAACGCAGTCACCGCGATCATGCAGAGACAACAACCCTCCGCGTTCATCGGCGCGCTCAGAGCCATGGCAGAACGGATGGACACATCGTCAATGCTGGCGGATCTCAACATCCCTGTTGTGGTTATTCATGGCGACGCGGATTCGTTGGTGGCTGTGGATCGCGCGCGTGAGATGAAATCCGCAGTGCCGTCGGCGCATTTTGTGGAGTTGAAAGGCGTCGGTCACTTGCCGATGATGGAAGCGGTGAAAGAAACGGCTGAGGCGTTGAAGCGCTTGGCATAA
- a CDS encoding response regulator, whose product MPIKILVIDDDTAVTDLLSLLLKSQGFEVAATNNSNDGLNFIRDDRPDLVVLDLMMPEMDGWEVCKSVRAFSQVPIIILSALNDPSMIASVLDAGADDYLTKPTPSRVLVAHINRLIKRNGTNGAPGHGLVPQMGTP is encoded by the coding sequence ATGCCGATAAAAATTCTTGTGATCGACGATGATACTGCCGTCACGGACCTGTTGTCGCTTTTGCTAAAATCGCAGGGCTTTGAAGTGGCGGCTACGAATAATAGCAACGACGGATTGAATTTTATCCGTGACGACCGACCCGACTTGGTGGTGCTCGACCTGATGATGCCGGAGATGGACGGGTGGGAGGTCTGTAAATCGGTGCGCGCGTTTAGCCAGGTGCCAATCATCATCCTCTCTGCCCTGAACGACCCTTCGATGATCGCCAGCGTGCTGGACGCCGGCGCAGACGATTACCTCACCAAACCGACTCCCAGCCGCGTGCTGGTGGCGCACATCAACCGATTGATCAAACGGAATGGTACAAACGGCGCACCCGGTCACGGCTTGGTGCCGCAAATGGGGACACCCTGA
- a CDS encoding ribonuclease H-like domain-containing protein: MNIVFFDLETQKLFEEVGGRNPSQLLLACGVTWSSARNDFAVYWEKDAVALVAELKSADRVIGFNILSFDYEVLKPYAPNENLRSIRSTDMLQDIYRTLGFRLSLDSLAKATLGATKIADGVQSVQWFRDGELDKVAEYCKADVDITRHVYEFGRDNGFVHYYSKMGSKLKVAVNWK; this comes from the coding sequence ATGAACATCGTATTCTTCGACCTCGAAACACAAAAATTATTTGAAGAAGTTGGCGGGCGAAACCCATCGCAACTACTTCTCGCCTGCGGCGTGACGTGGTCCTCGGCGCGGAATGATTTTGCCGTGTATTGGGAAAAGGACGCGGTGGCTCTGGTCGCCGAGTTGAAATCTGCCGACCGCGTGATCGGATTCAACATCCTCAGCTTCGATTACGAGGTGCTCAAGCCATACGCGCCAAACGAGAATCTACGCTCCATCCGCTCGACGGATATGTTGCAGGATATTTATCGCACGCTCGGTTTTCGTCTCAGCTTGGATTCGCTGGCGAAGGCGACCCTCGGCGCGACGAAAATTGCCGATGGCGTGCAATCTGTGCAATGGTTTCGTGATGGCGAACTGGACAAGGTCGCTGAATACTGCAAAGCGGACGTGGACATCACCCGCCACGTGTATGAGTTTGGGCGCGATAACGGGTTTGTGCATTATTATTCAAAAATGGGAAGCAAGTTGAAGGTGGCGGTGAATTGGAAATGA
- a CDS encoding LysM peptidoglycan-binding domain-containing protein, with product MKTKKFIQYFLLAALALATFASTSPAFAQGCGSSVTVVSGDTLRKIADRCGTSISALQRANPHIGSGNLIYPGQVLQLPGAILGTDGGYFIYVVARGDSLKGLATRFVTTVEALLRDNPEIKNANVIYEGQWIKVYVTVTPTPPPATPPPSSGQVYYVQKGDTLRNIASRWSTTVEEILKVNPQLTNPNLIYVGQAINIPLGASSYIVQKGDTLKIIAGKFGSTVETLLWLNPNISNANLIYVGQVINVR from the coding sequence ATGAAAACCAAAAAGTTTATCCAATATTTTTTGCTTGCGGCATTGGCGCTTGCCACCTTTGCCTCCACAAGCCCGGCGTTCGCGCAAGGTTGCGGCTCCAGCGTAACTGTTGTCAGCGGTGACACCTTGCGAAAGATCGCCGATCGTTGCGGCACGTCCATCTCAGCCTTGCAACGCGCCAATCCGCACATCGGCTCTGGGAATTTGATCTACCCCGGTCAGGTGTTGCAACTGCCCGGCGCGATCCTCGGCACAGATGGCGGCTACTTCATCTATGTTGTCGCGCGCGGCGATTCGTTGAAAGGTTTGGCGACCCGCTTCGTTACAACGGTTGAGGCGTTGCTTCGCGATAACCCCGAGATCAAGAACGCGAACGTGATCTACGAAGGTCAGTGGATCAAAGTGTACGTGACTGTGACGCCCACTCCGCCGCCCGCCACGCCGCCTCCCTCCAGCGGACAGGTGTACTATGTGCAAAAAGGCGACACCCTGCGGAACATTGCCTCGCGCTGGAGCACAACGGTGGAGGAGATCCTGAAAGTGAATCCGCAACTCACCAACCCGAACCTGATCTACGTCGGGCAGGCGATCAACATCCCGTTGGGCGCGTCCAGTTACATCGTGCAAAAAGGCGACACGTTGAAGATCATCGCCGGTAAGTTCGGCTCCACGGTAGAGACTCTGCTCTGGCTCAACCCGAACATCTCGAACGCCAACCTGATCTACGTTGGGCAAGTGATCAACGTTCGGTAG
- the hpt gene encoding hypoxanthine phosphoribosyltransferase: MQNYKDILAEILVDEKSLQARIAELGAEISADYPDGNLLLVCILRGGVPFLVDLSRNITSPHMMDFMAVSSYGAGKRESSGAVRVAMDLQMDIRDKDVVLVEDIVDSGNTIASVLELLQVRQPRSLKVCALLDKPERRETPVPIHYRGFEIPNKFVFGYGLDLDEYYRNLPFVGVVDLNKYKPSD; encoded by the coding sequence ATGCAAAACTACAAAGACATCCTCGCCGAAATTCTTGTGGACGAAAAATCCCTCCAAGCCCGTATCGCCGAACTCGGCGCGGAGATCAGCGCGGATTACCCCGACGGCAATTTGCTCCTCGTGTGCATCTTGCGCGGCGGCGTGCCATTTCTCGTTGACCTCAGCCGCAACATCACATCTCCGCACATGATGGACTTCATGGCGGTTTCATCGTACGGCGCGGGCAAACGCGAATCAAGCGGCGCGGTGCGCGTCGCGATGGATTTGCAAATGGACATCCGCGACAAAGACGTGGTGCTTGTCGAAGACATTGTTGACAGCGGCAACACCATCGCATCGGTGCTTGAACTTCTGCAAGTGCGCCAGCCGCGTAGTCTCAAAGTCTGCGCGCTGCTCGATAAGCCCGAACGACGCGAAACTCCAGTTCCGATTCATTATCGCGGCTTCGAGATCCCAAATAAATTTGTCTTCGGCTACGGTCTCGACCTCGACGAATACTATCGCAACCTTCCGTTCGTTGGCGTGGTGGATTTGAATAAATATAAACCTTCCGATTGA
- a CDS encoding HD domain-containing protein: MQDNSNYAGRWVARIRGKIIAQGGTPEQALHAAQNTRHKEKLEIIYMPIKFPPPPLLEKVRDALPDQDIYLVGGAVRDMILNRLSRDFDFAVPSGGISLARRVARALDANFMILDEERDTGRVIVIGDDNSRTYLDFATYRGGDPSTGSGQALEDDLHARDFTINAIAYDLKTNSLIDPLNGADDIRAKIIRACSSTSLTDDPIRILRGVRLAAAFDLKIDLATRGAMKDAASLLPNVSPERQRDELFKILEGPKPDSSMRALEMLDVFPHMMPELSAMKGCEQSPPHVYDVWEHTLKVLGHLEAILAALESGSGGEDPFLNALVSALGKYRERFESHFTESLNTDRSVRAALFFAALYHDVEKPATKTVEYTGRIRFFDHDVQGAKVASMRGHKFNLSNDEIQRVKKIIFNHMRFHFFTMQLEEKKKEPTRKSIYRFFRDAGEAGVDLILLGLADLRGTRDHTQTTENWNAALEIAKIFLENYWEKREETVAPPRLLDGNELMKELNLDAGRIIGQLLEAIREGQAIGEISTRDEALSLARKLIEDGNL, encoded by the coding sequence ATGCAAGACAATTCAAATTATGCAGGTCGTTGGGTTGCCCGCATTCGCGGCAAGATCATCGCTCAGGGTGGAACGCCTGAGCAGGCATTGCACGCCGCGCAAAATACCCGTCACAAAGAAAAACTCGAAATCATTTACATGCCGATCAAATTTCCGCCCCCGCCTTTGTTGGAAAAAGTCCGCGACGCGCTGCCCGATCAGGATATTTACCTTGTCGGCGGCGCGGTACGTGACATGATCCTCAACCGCCTCTCACGGGACTTTGATTTTGCCGTGCCTTCGGGCGGCATTTCCCTCGCCCGACGCGTTGCCCGCGCCCTCGACGCCAACTTCATGATCCTCGACGAAGAACGCGACACGGGACGCGTCATCGTTATTGGTGATGACAACTCACGCACCTATCTCGACTTCGCCACCTATCGCGGAGGAGATCCTTCGACAGGCTCAGGACAAGCTCTCGAAGACGATCTGCACGCCCGCGATTTCACGATCAACGCCATTGCGTACGATCTGAAAACCAACTCCCTCATTGACCCGCTCAACGGCGCGGACGACATCCGCGCGAAAATCATCCGCGCCTGCTCCTCCACCTCGTTGACCGACGACCCCATCCGCATTTTGCGCGGAGTCCGTCTCGCCGCGGCGTTCGATCTCAAAATTGACCTCGCCACACGCGGCGCGATGAAAGATGCCGCGTCTCTGTTGCCGAACGTCTCACCCGAACGTCAACGCGACGAGTTATTCAAAATCCTTGAGGGACCGAAACCCGACTCGTCCATGCGCGCGCTGGAGATGCTGGACGTGTTTCCACACATGATGCCCGAACTCTCCGCCATGAAGGGATGCGAACAATCCCCACCGCATGTGTACGATGTATGGGAACACACGCTGAAAGTTCTCGGTCACCTCGAAGCGATCCTTGCCGCGCTTGAATCAGGTTCAGGCGGGGAAGATCCGTTTTTGAACGCGCTCGTTTCCGCACTTGGAAAATATCGCGAACGGTTTGAATCTCACTTCACTGAATCCCTCAACACGGATCGTTCCGTCCGCGCCGCGTTGTTCTTCGCCGCGTTGTATCACGATGTCGAGAAGCCAGCCACCAAGACTGTGGAATACACGGGGCGCATCCGTTTTTTTGACCATGATGTGCAGGGCGCGAAGGTCGCGTCTATGCGCGGGCACAAGTTCAACCTCAGCAACGACGAGATTCAGCGCGTCAAAAAAATCATCTTCAACCACATGCGCTTCCATTTCTTTACGATGCAGTTGGAGGAAAAAAAGAAGGAGCCGACGCGCAAATCCATTTACCGCTTCTTCCGCGACGCAGGCGAAGCAGGCGTAGACTTGATCCTGCTCGGTCTTGCCGACCTGCGCGGCACACGCGACCATACACAGACGACAGAGAATTGGAATGCCGCACTGGAGATCGCGAAAATTTTCCTTGAGAACTATTGGGAGAAACGCGAAGAGACCGTCGCCCCTCCGCGCTTGCTGGACGGCAACGAGTTGATGAAGGAACTCAATTTAGACGCGGGCAGAATCATCGGTCAATTGCTCGAGGCGATCCGTGAAGGTCAGGCAATCGGCGAAATCTCCACGCGGGATGAGGCGTTGTCGCTAGCGCGGAAATTGATAGAGGACGGCAATCTATGA
- a CDS encoding alpha/beta fold hydrolase produces the protein MKSHFNLPIQLALIVVLLFSSIAAAPYQQTFQTPMEDLLDALGGYECFEGSAFTCVTIEVPLDHFNPLDARTLNVTFAVLPAAGARKGMFVTATGGPGYSGISSADSYMSGFGEDVLNSFDIVFFDQRGLLFSGDQTCPDAASAFYQRDARGKTPQQEAALKQSSSAFSAGCVGEVSDPSLMPYLGTKQAVEDLEIFRQLLGDEKFWLYGESYGTQYAQTYAAAHSDHLAGLILDGTVDLTLDGFNYYVQQTQAFSDVLTASLEACNDDPACRKDMLGDAVRGYDALAKILEKRNLHFRFPLANGKGAYRAFTLANLEYVAASQVYSESDRMMFVRALAAFTSKLDILPLARLLYLDLGVDPQTLDVIPDPSYSEAVFYGVECQDYGYPGNTPEEKANTYLATVDSFEFSIPRLASLIYADLPCAYWPNATTDLTRPDYLFAEDIPTLVLGSTADPATPYGNGVNVYEHLADAYLITQEQGPHVIFGRGNACPDEIVVDFLVNDVTPAERETTCEGYLVDPHVPLAPRFAVSFGSPRNALSAMETEIYYLPEFYYWDGFTPTVVGCNYGGALGYELNNAGTRVNFSLDKCAFAYNFVMTGTGFYNFENDRFVLNVTTTGRWKCNLKYDRKGENIKITGKCDGKNINSDNFDTEHLWHIFPNFEEFNKSNN, from the coding sequence ATGAAGTCTCATTTTAATCTGCCCATACAGTTGGCTTTGATCGTTGTGTTGTTGTTCTCGTCCATTGCCGCCGCGCCCTATCAACAAACATTCCAGACTCCCATGGAAGACCTGTTGGATGCGCTTGGCGGCTATGAGTGTTTTGAAGGAAGCGCGTTCACTTGCGTGACCATTGAAGTTCCCCTCGATCATTTCAATCCGTTGGACGCCCGAACGCTGAATGTGACCTTCGCCGTCCTGCCTGCCGCGGGCGCGCGCAAGGGAATGTTCGTCACCGCGACTGGCGGTCCCGGCTACTCCGGTATCTCCTCGGCGGATTCTTACATGTCCGGTTTCGGCGAAGATGTGCTGAATTCGTTCGACATCGTTTTCTTCGACCAGCGTGGCTTGCTGTTCTCCGGCGACCAAACGTGTCCTGATGCCGCCAGCGCGTTTTATCAACGCGATGCGCGCGGCAAAACGCCCCAGCAGGAAGCGGCGTTGAAGCAATCCTCCAGCGCGTTCAGCGCCGGCTGTGTCGGCGAGGTAAGCGACCCCAGCCTCATGCCCTATCTTGGAACGAAGCAAGCGGTCGAAGATTTGGAAATTTTCCGCCAACTCTTGGGCGATGAAAAGTTCTGGCTCTATGGCGAAAGTTACGGAACGCAATACGCGCAGACGTATGCCGCCGCGCACAGCGACCACCTCGCCGGTCTCATCCTCGATGGCACGGTTGACCTCACCCTCGATGGATTTAATTACTACGTGCAACAGACTCAGGCATTCAGCGATGTGCTGACCGCCTCGCTCGAAGCCTGCAACGACGACCCCGCCTGCCGCAAAGATATGCTGGGCGACGCCGTCCGCGGATACGACGCGCTTGCCAAAATCCTAGAGAAACGCAATCTCCATTTCCGTTTTCCGCTTGCCAATGGCAAAGGCGCGTACCGCGCGTTCACACTTGCCAACCTCGAATATGTTGCGGCGAGCCAGGTTTATAGCGAGAGCGATCGCATGATGTTTGTCCGCGCTCTCGCGGCATTCACCTCGAAATTGGATATTCTTCCGCTTGCCCGCCTCCTCTATCTGGATTTGGGGGTTGACCCGCAAACCCTCGACGTAATCCCCGACCCGAGCTATTCCGAAGCGGTGTTCTACGGCGTTGAATGTCAGGATTACGGCTACCCCGGGAATACGCCCGAGGAAAAGGCAAACACCTACCTCGCCACAGTCGATTCATTTGAATTTTCCATCCCGCGTTTGGCTTCGTTGATCTATGCCGACCTGCCCTGCGCCTATTGGCCCAACGCCACCACCGACTTGACCCGCCCGGACTATCTGTTTGCTGAAGACATCCCAACTCTGGTGCTTGGCTCCACAGCCGACCCTGCCACCCCGTATGGCAACGGCGTCAATGTGTATGAGCATCTGGCAGACGCCTACCTCATCACACAGGAACAGGGACCTCACGTCATCTTCGGGCGCGGTAACGCCTGCCCCGATGAGATCGTGGTCGATTTCCTCGTCAACGATGTGACGCCCGCCGAACGCGAAACAACCTGCGAAGGATATCTGGTTGATCCGCACGTTCCGCTCGCGCCGCGCTTTGCCGTCTCGTTTGGAAGTCCGCGCAATGCGTTATCTGCCATGGAGACCGAAATTTACTACCTGCCCGAGTTCTATTACTGGGACGGTTTCACTCCGACCGTTGTCGGTTGTAATTACGGCGGCGCGCTTGGGTATGAATTGAATAACGCCGGCACGCGCGTCAATTTTTCGCTCGATAAATGCGCGTTCGCCTACAACTTCGTGATGACCGGCACCGGCTTCTATAACTTCGAAAACGACCGCTTTGTTTTGAATGTAACCACCACGGGGCGCTGGAAATGCAACTTGAAGTATGACCGCAAAGGCGAGAACATCAAGATCACCGGCAAATGCGACGGGAAGAATATCAACAGCGATAATTTCGACACCGAGCATCTCTGGCACATCTTCCCGAACTTCGAAGAGTTCAATAAGAGCAACAATTGA